One genomic region from Ornithinimicrobium flavum encodes:
- a CDS encoding inositol monophosphatase, whose product MPIETTRMLSLLQQVAEEVINPRFRALAADEISSKTRPDDLVTVADREAEVMLTRELRMAYPDALVLGEEAFATEPGLVEDFRAAEHAFTVDPVDGTRNFVHGSPDHAVMVAEVRAGTTVRSWIWQPQHLTGFVAELGSGAYRVDAHGGTASPERLPMLQPAVDPAAWRVRTSARRWVGDRLGDAPPMDLTWVSCGIDYPKLVTGECDALVYRGTQPWDHVPGSLLLTEVGGFVGDLGAVTYGPRSRPDGIVAGASREIVQVLAPSVAARRR is encoded by the coding sequence GTGCCGATCGAGACGACCCGCATGCTCTCCCTCCTCCAGCAGGTGGCCGAGGAGGTCATCAACCCCCGCTTCCGGGCGCTGGCCGCGGACGAGATCTCCTCCAAGACCAGACCGGACGACCTGGTCACCGTCGCGGACCGGGAGGCGGAGGTGATGCTGACGCGGGAGCTGCGCATGGCCTACCCCGACGCCCTGGTCCTCGGGGAGGAGGCCTTCGCGACCGAGCCGGGGCTGGTCGAGGACTTCCGTGCCGCCGAGCACGCCTTCACCGTCGACCCCGTGGACGGGACCCGCAACTTCGTGCACGGCTCGCCCGACCACGCGGTGATGGTGGCGGAGGTCCGCGCCGGGACGACGGTGCGCTCCTGGATCTGGCAGCCGCAGCACCTCACCGGGTTCGTCGCCGAGCTCGGGTCGGGCGCCTACCGCGTCGACGCGCACGGGGGCACCGCGAGCCCGGAACGCCTCCCGATGCTGCAGCCGGCGGTCGACCCGGCGGCCTGGCGGGTGCGGACCTCGGCCCGCAGGTGGGTCGGGGACCGTCTCGGGGACGCTCCGCCCATGGACCTGACCTGGGTGAGCTGCGGGATCGACTACCCCAAGCTCGTGACGGGGGAGTGCGACGCCCTCGTCTACCGGGGGACCCAGCCCTGGGACCACGTGCCGGGGTCGCTCCTGCTCACCGAGGTCGGAGGGTTCGTGGGCGACCTCGGGGCGGTCACCTACGGGCCGCGCAGCAGGCCGGACGGGATCGTGGCGGGCGCCTCCCGCGAGATCGTGCAGGTCCTGGCGCCCTCCGTGGCGGCCCGACGACGCTGA
- a CDS encoding DoxX family protein, protein MADTIRTTRDRTDVAPAGVTMQEDIVRSPFARGALAFLRIFTGWIFLWAFFDKLLGLGYSTPGERAWINGGSPTFGFLSNASGPFGGMFRAMSDASPFLDWLFMAGLLGIGVAMVAGAGVKLAAITGTLLVFMMYLASFPLGSEGATNPITTSHWIEAAALITVAATRAGDTFGLGKWWSRVVGDGILR, encoded by the coding sequence ATGGCTGACACCATCCGCACCACTCGTGACAGGACCGACGTCGCACCCGCCGGCGTGACGATGCAGGAGGACATCGTCCGCTCCCCGTTCGCCCGGGGCGCCCTGGCCTTCCTGCGCATCTTCACCGGCTGGATCTTCCTCTGGGCCTTCTTCGACAAGCTCCTGGGCCTGGGCTACTCCACCCCCGGGGAGCGGGCCTGGATCAACGGCGGCAGCCCGACCTTCGGGTTCCTCTCGAACGCCTCCGGCCCCTTCGGCGGGATGTTCCGGGCCATGTCCGACGCCTCACCCTTCCTGGACTGGCTCTTCATGGCCGGCCTGCTGGGGATCGGCGTGGCCATGGTGGCCGGTGCCGGTGTCAAGCTGGCCGCCATCACGGGCACCCTGCTCGTCTTCATGATGTACCTCGCGAGCTTCCCGCTGGGATCGGAGGGGGCCACCAACCCCATTACCACCTCCCACTGGATCGAGGCCGCGGCCCTCATCACCGTCGCAGCGACCCGTGCCGGGGACACCTTCGGCCTCGGCAAGTGGTGGAGCCGGGTCGTCGGCGACGGCATCCTGCGCTGA